The nucleotide sequence ATGAAGTAAGGCACACGGATACGCTGCGCACGCAATTGGCGGGCCGCATCGAGGCGGTCGATGTCGCGGGAACGGCGTTCACTTTTCCGCCGAATTTTCTCCCGCCGCCGAATGAGCCGGGCAGGGCAGCCGCCAAGCTCGACTACCTGCCGAAGAGCGTCAGTTTCGGCATCATCAAGGACCTCCCATCCTCGCTGGTCGGGAGTCTCACGCTGCAACGTATCGAACGCGCGCCGCGCGCGCTCGAACTGTTCGCCCAAGGTCCCGATGGTTCGGAGAAGACCTTCAAGATCGGCAACCCGAACCTCGGAATTGAAACCGCGCAGACGGCGGAAATCGGCTTGAAACGCACGGATGGCGATTTCAGATTCGCCGCCAACGCCTACTACACGGCGTACAACAAGTTCATCTTCTCGCGCGCCACCGGAATCGTTTGCCAGGAAACGTTTGCCTCATGCGGGGCGGGCACCGATTACATCCAGGTCAACTACGATCAGCGCGACGCGATCTTCCGCGGCGGCGAACTGGCCTGGCAGTGGGACGCCGCGCAGCTCGCCAACGGCACCCTCGGCCTCGATAGCCAATTTGATGTCGTGCGGGCAACGTTCACCGACGGCAGTAACGTCCCGCGCATTCCTCCGATGCGTCTCGGCGGTGGCGTCTACTGGCGCAACGACAACTGGTTTGTACGCGCAGGCTGGCTGCATGCATTTGCGCAGAATGACATTCCGCAGTTCGACACCACGACCCCCGGATACGATCTGGTGAAAGTGCAGGTCGAGCACCGGAAGTTCTGGAAGGATTCGCCGTGGGGCGCGGTCGAGGTCGCGACCGGGCTGATCGGCGATAATTTGCTCAACGCCAACATCCGCAACTCCGTTCAATTCCACAAGGACGAGATCCTGCAGCCGGGGCGAGGCTTCAAGCTGTTTCTCAATGTCAAATACGGCATTGACCGGCCGAGCGGACCGCCGGGCACCTGGATCGGTACGGCGCGACGGCCAGCCGGCAACGGATTCTACAAGAGTCCCGCGCTCGATGCGGCGGCCTGGAACTGGGCGGGCATCTATGCGGGCGGCAATGCCGGATATCTCAGAGGCGAGGGGGTTACCAACGCGGCGTTCAATGATGCTGCGACCGGTGCGTCGCTTTCCGGGGCCCACCTATCGGCAAAACACGACACCGCAAGCTTTGGCGTCCAGTCCGGTTACAACTGGACATCGGGCCGGCTCCTGGCCGGCATCGAGGGAGATTTTGAATACCGCAATCAGCGCGGAAGCAGCGCCGCCGCTTGCCCTGGCAACATCTGCAACGCCGCGCTGGCTCCGCTGGATGCAACCGTGACGGCCAGCCTGGATTATCGTCTAGGGTGGGTCGCCTCGGTTCGCGGGCGCGTCGGAACGCTGGCGACGCCGGACCTGCTTGCCTACGTCACCGCGGGCGTACCGTTCGGCAAGATAACAACGGCAACTTCTATCGCAGGTTTCGATAATGCGGGTGTCGCGACGACGGCGTCTCTGGATCGTCACCTGTATCGATTTGGCTGGGCCGTGGGCGCCGGTCTCGAGACGCGGCTGGCGGGCAACTGGACCGCAAAGCTCGAATATCTTCACATGGATTTCGGTTCGGTGCGTTCGACGCCGCCCACGGCCGCCAACACCGCCGTTGCGTTCGATGCCAATACGCGGGTGACCAGCGATGGGGTCAGGATGGGCGTGAACTACAAGTTCGCCGGCGGCGCGATCGTCACGGACTAACCGTCGAGCGGACGCTCCGAGACCCAGACGACCTGTCAGGGCCGCCTGACGTCAGCCTTATTTCACGATTTCACCATGAAGCGGATCGGCTGCCTCACAACGACGAATTCGCCGGGAAACGTTGCGGGCGGCGCCGGGAAAGGCTGCGCCCGCTTGAGGAGCGCGATGGCTTCCTCATCAAGCGCGTTGGAGCCCGAACTTTGAGTTACGCGCGAGCTGACAACCATTCCCTTGCGATCGAGGGTGAACGACACCTGCGCCGTCCCTTGCTCGCGCCGCGACCGTGCGGCCTCCGGGTACCGCTTGTTCCTTTCGACCAAGGCGAGGACCTGGGTTCGCCATGTCACCGCGGCTTCCGAAGTCTTGTCGTTCGGCACACCTTGGGTCGGCGCCACCGCTACCGGTGCGACCCGTTCGTTGACCGCCGGTGGTGCTGAGGTGGTGGCGGCCGCCTGCTGCTGCGGCGTCACGTCAGGCTGTGGTTTGGTCGGCAGCGCCACGGCCGCGTCCGGACTGGGAGCGGGCGGCAGTTCAGGCGTTTCATCTGGCGTCGTTTCCTCAGGCTTCGCCACCGGCTGCGCTTCCGACATCACCTGTTCCGGACCGGGCGCGATGTCGGTCGGCGTGGTCGAGGGCGCTGCGGCCAGCGGCGCCAGATCGACCACGATCGCGCCCGAAGGTTCGGCGGCTATGGTGTCGTCCGGATAGCGCCAGGTGGCGAGCGTGGCGGTCAATCCGGCGTAGACGCACAGCACCGCAAGGCTGCTGAACATCCACCGTTGCAGATCAGAACGATCTTCGGCCGCAAGCTGCATCATGGCGACGAGGCTTGCTCCATTCCGACCAGCGCGACCTTGAGGTAGCCGGCGGCGCGCAGCAGGTTCATCACCTGCATGACTTCGCCATACGGGACGAGTTTGTCGGCGCGCAGGAAAATGCGGGTATCCTTCTGGCCGCTGGTGCTGGCATCGAGCACGCCCGGCAGCGCGCCGCGGCCTACGGTTTCGTTGCCGACGGAGAGCGACAGGTCCGGCTTCACGGTCAGGTAGACCGGCTTGTCGGGCCGCGGCTGTGGCTGCGCGTTCGAGGCCGGAAGATCGACGGCGATATCGACGGTCGCAAGCGGGGCTGCAACCATGAAGATGATGAGCAGAACGAGAATGACGTCGATGAACGGCGTCACATTTATCTCATGGACCTCGGACAGATCGCCATTGCCCTGGTTCAGACTGGCGGCCATGGCTGCTACTCCGCCGCCGCGAGATGCCGCCGCACGAGCAGGGTGCCGCTGTCGAGGTCACGCCCAACGATGCGGGCGATCTCCGCCGATCCGTCGCCAAGCAGCGCGCGGTATGAGGCGATCTGGCGCGCGAACAGATTGTAGATCACGACCGCGGGAATCGCCGCCACCAGCCCGAGCGCCGTCGCCAGCAGCGCCTCGGCTATACCGGGCGCGACCACGGCGAGGTTGGTGGTTTGCGATTTCGAGATCCCGATAAAGCTGTTCATGATTCCCCAGACCGTCCCGAACAGTCCGACGAACGGGCCGGTCGATCCGATGGTCGCAAGCACGCCGGTGCCGAAGGCGATCCGCCTGCTTGCCGCCGCCTCGATCTGCTGCAGCCGGGAAGTGATCCTCACCTTGATCCCGTCCCTGTCCATTCGATCGGTGCTCAATCTCAATTCCGCCAGCGCACCCTCGAGCAATTGGGCAACCGCGCCCTGGCGGACCTGCCGCACGGCGTCGTCCACGCTTCGGGCTTTGGCGAGTTCGCGCACGGCGCCTCGCGCATTCTGCCGCGCCTTGATCAGTTCGATGGTCTTCGAGAGCCATACGGTCCAGGTGACTGCGGTCGCAAAAACCAGGCCGACCATCACCGCTTTGACGACGATGTCGGCCTGCATGAACATGCCCCAGGGGCTGAGATCCCGGGGTAGCATCGCGGCTGCGACCGCGGTCCGATCTGTTGCATCCTGAGCAGAGGCCGGAAAGCACAGCAATAAGAGCGGAAACGAAAGAAGCGGAGTGCCACGGCGAAGTTCGCGTCGAACTGCTTTCCAGGATCGCATCAGGTTTGCCTCTGGGGAAATTAACGCCTTAGCCTCATTATGTAGCATCACCTACGTCTTGGTGTAAACACTAATGGGGCGGAGGTCCGGTGACCCGTCCGTGCATCCTGGTTCCGATGCAATCTGGGCGATCCGGCGTTTCGCTGTGGCGACCTGCGGCGAAGCAGGCCAGGCCGACCGGGCTTTCGCCGATTTTCCTGCCGCAATTGTCAATTGCCGGGCCTGCCGCCGGTAGTGTAAAGCGGCGCATCGGCGCTCGCCTGGACGCGCCGCTCCGCTCCCGGGAACCGCTTGATGACGCTGTGGTTTGTGTTCGCGCTGATGACGGTCGCGGCGATCTTCGCCGTGCTCTGGCCGCTGAGCCGCAGCTCCTCTGCGCAGGCCGGCGGTAGTGAGGCTGTGGTCTACAGGGATCAACTCGCCGAGATCGATCGCGATGTCGCGGCCGGCTTGATCGGCGTGTCCGAGGCCGCGGCTGCGCGTGTCGAAATCGGCCGCCGCCTGCTCGCCGCCGCGGAAGGGGCGCGCGACCTGCCGGCGCGTCCGAACCTCAGCCTGCGCCGCGTCTCGACCGTCGTGGCGCTGGTGGGTTTGCCGATCGCGGCGGTGACGTTCTACCTCGCGCTCGGATCGCCGCGTCTCGGTGATTTTCCGCTGGCCTCTCGCACGCGCACGGCGGATGTCAACCAGCCGATCGACAACATGGTGGCGCAGGTCGAGGCGCATCTCGAAAAAAATCCTTCGGACGGTCGCGGCTGGACCGTACTGGCGCCGGTGCTGGCGCGGCTCGGCCGTTACGAGGATGCGGTCCGCGCCTACCGCAACTCGATCACTTACGCCGGCGACAGCGCCGATCGCCGCTCCGATCTCGGCGAAGCCCTTGCCGCCGCGGCGGGCGGCGTCGTCACGGCGGAGGCCAAGGCTGAATTCGAACGCGCGGTGGCGCAGAACGCCGATGAGCCCAAGGCCAACTACTTCCTCGGGCTCGCCGCCGAACAGGATGGCCGCCAGGCCAATGCCGCCGCGATCTGGCGCGGAATGCTCGCCAAAGCCACGGCCGACACGCCGTGGCGGCCACTGATCGAGGCGGCGCTGGCGAGAGTCGGTGATCCTGCCGCGCCCGCGCTCTCCAACGACGCGATGGCCGCGGCCAAGGACATGAACGAGGCCGACCGCGGCGCTATGATCCGCGGCATGGTCGACCGGCTCGCGACGCGGCTGAAGCAGAACGGCGACGATGTTCAGGGATGGTTGCGGCTGGTCCGGGCCTATATGGTGATGGGCGAGCGCGACAAGGCGATGAGCGCGCTGACTGACGCGCGGCAGGCGGTCGCAAACGATGCCGAACGCTTGCGCCAGCTTAATGAAGGTCTGAAAAATCTCGGGCTTGATGGATAGAGCAGGATGCCGAAACCCAAGGGCGAAGACAGAGGACACAAATGACGCGCAAGCAACGGCGTTTGACCATGATCGGCGGTTCGCTCGCGGTGCTCGCCATTGCGGCGGCGCTGG is from Bradyrhizobium sp. AZCC 2176 and encodes:
- a CDS encoding TonB-dependent receptor domain-containing protein; the encoded protein is MPQVTVEGRQPKPARRAARGEPSRPSTTVAAPLPGPTPEVAPTSPFNPPFAPLSTIGSNQIQSGSSNGGFGSLFTNMPGATSAGLATESSRPVLRGLTDAKVRIQENGVGAVDVSDIAQDHAVPIDPLAIQKVDVVRGPGALRFGSQAVGGVVDVNNNRIPTVAPLGGLAAELKSGVTSVNRGWESGLLLDAGGRNAAVHADIYGRSSGDYSVPSYPYLVPPIPAPAFNGKQPNSASQSAGAAVGGSWLFDGGYAGIAVSRFTSDYYVPGIATAAARQHNDLEQTKISSKGEYRPDSSALAAIRYWTGHSEYRHDETVLATTGFQEITATFKNRQTEGKLELELAPFATPIGSLTSIFGTQAAYQKLDTAGQAILLPAQTRTAAAYFLNEVRHTDTLRTQLAGRIEAVDVAGTAFTFPPNFLPPPNEPGRAAAKLDYLPKSVSFGIIKDLPSSLVGSLTLQRIERAPRALELFAQGPDGSEKTFKIGNPNLGIETAQTAEIGLKRTDGDFRFAANAYYTAYNKFIFSRATGIVCQETFASCGAGTDYIQVNYDQRDAIFRGGELAWQWDAAQLANGTLGLDSQFDVVRATFTDGSNVPRIPPMRLGGGVYWRNDNWFVRAGWLHAFAQNDIPQFDTTTPGYDLVKVQVEHRKFWKDSPWGAVEVATGLIGDNLLNANIRNSVQFHKDEILQPGRGFKLFLNVKYGIDRPSGPPGTWIGTARRPAGNGFYKSPALDAAAWNWAGIYAGGNAGYLRGEGVTNAAFNDAATGASLSGAHLSAKHDTASFGVQSGYNWTSGRLLAGIEGDFEYRNQRGSSAAACPGNICNAALAPLDATVTASLDYRLGWVASVRGRVGTLATPDLLAYVTAGVPFGKITTATSIAGFDNAGVATTASLDRHLYRFGWAVGAGLETRLAGNWTAKLEYLHMDFGSVRSTPPTAANTAVAFDANTRVTSDGVRMGVNYKFAGGAIVTD
- a CDS encoding energy transducer TonB, giving the protein MMQLAAEDRSDLQRWMFSSLAVLCVYAGLTATLATWRYPDDTIAAEPSGAIVVDLAPLAAAPSTTPTDIAPGPEQVMSEAQPVAKPEETTPDETPELPPAPSPDAAVALPTKPQPDVTPQQQAAATTSAPPAVNERVAPVAVAPTQGVPNDKTSEAAVTWRTQVLALVERNKRYPEAARSRREQGTAQVSFTLDRKGMVVSSRVTQSSGSNALDEEAIALLKRAQPFPAPPATFPGEFVVVRQPIRFMVKS
- the exbD gene encoding TonB system transport protein ExbD, with protein sequence MAASLNQGNGDLSEVHEINVTPFIDVILVLLIIFMVAAPLATVDIAVDLPASNAQPQPRPDKPVYLTVKPDLSLSVGNETVGRGALPGVLDASTSGQKDTRIFLRADKLVPYGEVMQVMNLLRAAGYLKVALVGMEQASSP
- the exbB gene encoding tonB-system energizer ExbB — its product is MQADIVVKAVMVGLVFATAVTWTVWLSKTIELIKARQNARGAVRELAKARSVDDAVRQVRQGAVAQLLEGALAELRLSTDRMDRDGIKVRITSRLQQIEAAASRRIAFGTGVLATIGSTGPFVGLFGTVWGIMNSFIGISKSQTTNLAVVAPGIAEALLATALGLVAAIPAVVIYNLFARQIASYRALLGDGSAEIARIVGRDLDSGTLLVRRHLAAAE
- the ccmI gene encoding c-type cytochrome biogenesis protein CcmI — its product is MTLWFVFALMTVAAIFAVLWPLSRSSSAQAGGSEAVVYRDQLAEIDRDVAAGLIGVSEAAAARVEIGRRLLAAAEGARDLPARPNLSLRRVSTVVALVGLPIAAVTFYLALGSPRLGDFPLASRTRTADVNQPIDNMVAQVEAHLEKNPSDGRGWTVLAPVLARLGRYEDAVRAYRNSITYAGDSADRRSDLGEALAAAAGGVVTAEAKAEFERAVAQNADEPKANYFLGLAAEQDGRQANAAAIWRGMLAKATADTPWRPLIEAALARVGDPAAPALSNDAMAAAKDMNEADRGAMIRGMVDRLATRLKQNGDDVQGWLRLVRAYMVMGERDKAMSALTDARQAVANDAERLRQLNEGLKNLGLDG